The following coding sequences are from one Salvia hispanica cultivar TCC Black 2014 chromosome 3, UniMelb_Shisp_WGS_1.0, whole genome shotgun sequence window:
- the LOC125211264 gene encoding LRR receptor-like serine/threonine-protein kinase GSO1, with protein MGFSPFPFLLTLLLTFSAADELTSLLDLKASLDPENLHLSSWVVSGDPCGGTFEGVACNERKQVANITLQGKGLAGKLSPAVGGLQHLTGLYLHYNSLYGDIPVELASLTELTDLYLNVNNFSGEIPPELGNMQNLQVLQLCYNQLTGSIPTEIGSLKKLNVLALQSNLLSGAIPARLGNLGVLMRLDLSFNRLFGSIPTKLADAPLLEVLDVRNNTLSGNVPLALKRLVDGFQYDNNPGLCGSGFASLRSCTDLERPNSERPKPYAGGGDGLTTKNIPETADLNLNCSQSSCSKKSKTSLAVGVVVASVVASAVGILMFALYRRRKQKLGSAFEMSESRLSTDRVKEGYRKNGSSPLFSLEYSNGWDPLAEDRRFGGMQEAMQSFRLNLQEVETATQCFADKNLLGRSSYSVTYRGTLRDGSAVAVKRITKSSCKSEEAEFLKGLNILTSLRHENLVMLRGFCCSRGRGECFLVYDYIPNGSLFRYLDVKEGEGDILEWSTRVSIINGIAKGVEYLHGCKVNKLAMVHQNITSKNVLINQWSKPLLADSCLHKLLTDDTVFSALKASAAMGYLAPEYTNTGRFTEKSDVYAFGVLLFKILSGKRKYVASMRASAESCSLDFMDANLHGAFKESEAAMLANLAVMCTHESPEERPSMETIVRELCH; from the exons ATGGGTTTCTCTCCTTTCCCATTTCTACTCACTCTCCTGCTCACATTCTCCGCCGCCGACGAGCTCACCTCGCTGCTCGACCTCAAAGCCAGCCTCGACCCTGAAAACCTGCATTTGAGTTCATGGGTCGTCTCCGGCGACCCGTGCGGCGGCACCTTCGAGGGCGTCGCCTGCAACGAGAGGAAGCAGGTGGCCAACATCACGCTGCAGGGGAAAGGGCTCGCCGGAAAACTGTCGCCGGCGGTGGGAGGACTGCAGCACTTGACCGGTTTGTATCTGCATTACAATTCCTTGTACGGAGACATACCTGTGGAGCTGGCTAGCTTGACTGAGCTCACCGATTTGTACCTCAATGTGAATAATTTCTCCGGCGAGATTCCGCCGGAGCTCGGAAACATGCAGAATCTTCAAG TTTTGCAGCTGTGTTATAACCAGCTGACAGGGAGTATACCCACTGAGATAGGTTCTCTGAAGAAGCTGAATGTTCTAGCTCTCCAATCCAATTTGTTGAGTGGTGCAATCCCAGCCAGATTGGgaaatttgggggttttgatGAGGCTAGACCTCAGTTTCAACCGCCTCTTCGGATCAATCCCTACCAAACTGGCTGATGCACCGTTGCTTGAAGTCTTGGATGTTCGGAACAACACCCTCTCTGGCAATGTGCCTCTCG CTCTGAAGAGGCTGGTGGATGGGTTTCAGTATGATAACAATCCTGGGCTGTGTGGGTCTGGTTTCGCTTCTCTGAGGAGCTGTACTGATTTGGAACGTCCCAACTCAGAGAGGCCAAAGCCTTATGCAGGAGGAGGGGATGGTCTCACAACCAAGAATATACCAGAGACTGCTGATCTGAATTTGAACTGCAGCCAGAGTTCTTGCTCCAAGAAATCTAAGACCTCGTTGGCTGTTGGCGTTGTGGTAGCTTCTGTTGTGGCGTCGGCTGTAGGCATTCTGATGTTTGCACTCTACCGCAGGCGGAAACAAAAGCTTGGTAGTGCATTTGAAATGTCAGAGAGCCGGCTCAGTACTGACCGTGTGAAGGAGGGTTATAGAAAGAATGGATCTTCTCCACTTTTCAGCCTTGAGTACTCGAACGGATGGGATCCATTGGCTGAGGATCGCCGTTTTGGTGGCATGCAAGAAGCTATGCAGAGCTTTAGGCTTAACCTGCAGGAGGTCGAGACAGCTACTCAGTGCTTTGCTGATAAGAATTTGCTGGGCAGGAGTAGCTACTCGGTGACGTATAGAGGAACTTTAAGAGATGGTTCCGCCGTTGCTGTTAAGAGGATTACGAAGAGTAGCTGCAAGTCGGAGGAAGCTGAGTTCTTGAAGGGATTGAACATCCTCACCTCGTTGAGGCACGAGAATTTGGTGATGCTTAGAGGGTTTTGCTGCTCTAGAGGCCGCGGTGAATGCTTCCTCGTTTATGATTACATACCGAATGGGAGCTTGTTCCGGTATCTTGATGTCAAGGAGGGCGAAGGTGACATTCTTGAATGGTCCACCAGAGTTTCTATAATCAATGGGATTGCCAAAG GCGTGGAGTATCTGCACGGGTGCAAGGTGAACAAGCTGGCTATGGTTCATCAGAACATCACCAGCAAGAATGTGCTCATCAATCAGTGGTCGAAGCCCTTGCTAGCGGACTCGTGCCTGCACAAGCTTCTCACTGATGACACGGTCTTCTCGGCTCTCAAAGCCAGTGCTGCCATGGGGTATCTTGCTCCTGAGTACACGAACACTGGTCGTTTCACTGAGAAAAGCGATGTGTACGCTTTTGGGGTGCTTCTCTTCAAGATCCTGTCCGGGAAGAGGAAATATGTGGCTTCCATGCGCGCTTCTGCTGAGTCCTGCAGCCTGGACTTCATGGATGCGAATCTCCACGGGGCGTTCAAGGAATCCGAAGCTGCTATGCTTGCAAATCTTGCTGTCATGTGCACCCACGAATCTCCGGAAGAGAGGCCGTCTATGGAGACAATTGTACGCGAACTCTGTCACTAG
- the LOC125216143 gene encoding probable calcium-binding protein CML13: MGKDLSEDQVSSMKEAFTLFDTDGDGKIAPSELGILMRSLGGNPTQAQLKSIIAEEKLSAPFDFPRFLGLMSKHLKPEPFDRQLRDAFKVIDKDGTGCVVVSDLRHILTSIGEKLEPAEFDEWIREVDIGSDGKIRYEDFIARMVAK, translated from the coding sequence ATGGGGAAAGATCTGAGCGAAGATCAGGTTTCCTCAATGAAGGAGGCCTTCACGCTGTTCGACACCGACGGCGACGGCAAGATCGCCCCGTCGGAGCTCGGAATCCTCATGCGCTCGCTCGGCGGAAATCCTACGCAGGCGCAGCTGAAGTCGATCATCGCCGAGGAGAAGCTCTCCGCGCCGTTCGACTTCCCTCGCTTCCTCGGCCTCATGTCGAAGCATTTGAAGCCGGAGCCCTTCGATCGCCAGCTGCGCGACGCGTTCAAGGTGATCGACAAGGACGGGACCGGATGCGTCGTCGTTTCGGATCTCAGGCACATCCTGACCAGCATCGGGGAGAAATTGGAGCCTGCGGAGTTCGACGAGTGGATCCGCGAGGTGGATATCGGATCCGATGGCAAGATCCGCTACGAGGACTTCATTGCGCGCATGGTAGCTAAGTGA
- the LOC125209010 gene encoding zinc finger BED domain-containing protein RICESLEEPER 2-like: MVQEGLEVASEALDKIRASIKYVKASEARMIEFKECARKTGIELPSSLRLDVPTHWESIYLVLDSGIKCRRAFCLLEFEDLAYKYCPTEEEWNRGELMLKFLEPFYNISTMISGSSSPTSGFFFIELWKIAHFLSKNYRSQDEEVKSMSHSMDLKFAPYWEEHSEILSIGAVFDPRIKLKLLEYCYSRIDNHSSEEKISKLKMRLYTLYDEYKKKRASASPVKVSQSSGSSSSQVRGLRINKKVLAGWKEYRGGTSEGKSFLDSYLDEPAMDVNAEIDLFE, encoded by the exons ATGGTCCAAGAAGGATTGGAAGTTGCTAGTGAAGCTTTAGATAAGATTAGAGCTAGTATCAAATACGTAAAAGCATCAGAAGCTAGAATGATCGAGTTTAAAGAGTGTGCTCGGAAAACTGGTATTGAATTACCTTCTTCTCTTCGCTTGGATGTGCCTACTCATTGGGAATCCATATATTTGGTGCTTGATAGTGGAATTAAATGTCGACGTGCTTTTTGTTTGCTCGAATTTGAGGATTTGGCTTATAAGTATTGTCCAACGGAAGAAGAGTGGAATAGAGGAGAACTGATGCTTAAATTTTTGGAGCCattttacaatatttcaaCTATGATTTCTGGATCATCCAGTCCTACTTCTGGTTTCTTTTTTATAGAACTTTGGAAGATTGCACACTTTTTGTCTAAAAATTATAGAAGTCAAGATGAAGAGGTGAAGTCTATGTCTCATTCGATGGATTTAAAGTTTGCACCGTACTGGGAGGAGCATAGTGAAATTCTTTCCATAGGAGCAGTGTTCGACCCAAGAATAAAACTGAAGCTTTTGGAGTACTGTTATTCAAGAATTGACAATCATTCAAGTGAGGAAAAAATCAGTAAGTTGAAGATGAGGTTGTATACTCTATACGACGAGTATAAGAAAAAGCGTGCTAGTGCATCTCCAGTTAAGGTTTCTCAATCTAGTGGAAGTTCGAGTTCTCAAGTTAGAGgattgagaataaataagaagGTTCTCGCA GGATGGAAGGAATATAGAGGTGGAACTTCTGAAGGAAAGTCATTTTTGGATTCATATCTGGACGAACCTGCAATGGATGTAAATGCTGAAATTGATCTGTTTGAGTAA